In Carassius carassius chromosome 38, fCarCar2.1, whole genome shotgun sequence, the genomic stretch ctttccttCAATCTTCCTTTACTTACATAtattcttcatttatttcttccttccACCCATCTATCATTCCTTCATTCTGTCCATCCTTCcatttcttttcattctttcttccTTTCATCTGTTCTTCCCTCCTTCTGTCCCACCTTCCTCCCATACATCCTTTCTTCCTTTTTCCTTGCTTTATttcttccttccatccatccattattcCTTCCTGTTTTCTTTCCATACTTTATTTTTTGGATGGATGTATATTTGGATCCATGGTTTCCTTCATTTCATAACTAAATCAGTTTTGTAAATCTGATTTTTCTGTATTCTATGTCAGCTCAGAGCTTGTCATCAGGAACACAGGCTTTATGGAAGCAAAGTAAGGACATCTTAAGTACATGCAACTCATTTACTCATATCCTTTATTTATGGAATTCACTCCTATATATTCAATAATTTGTAGTTCTTCAGACAGCCTGCGTCCTCAGCAGCTGGATCGTGAGACAAGAATGATCGGTCGCAGTCTTTTGAAAACTGATGAAGAGAAAGGAGACGAAGATGAAGATGactatgatgatgattatgacttTGCAGATATTGAATGTGCCAATGTGACATTCACTCCCATTTTAAGGTGCATTACGTTTTAGTATAGTACATGGCACTTTACCATAAAGAAACCTATTGTATTGCAATGCAATGTAATGCACTACatcaaacattatataataaaaaatgactaGTCATGTAATTCCCATATTTGAAATTGAATCTGAGGTTAATGAGTTTGATTATAGTTATACTGCCATAACTCACGGCTGTGTTTCCGTGTGTAGCCGTTGCAGGGCTATAGCAAAGCATGAGCTTGCCGTCACACCTAAAGTGAAGTCTTTCCAGGTAAAGCAATTAAAAAAGGCCTACTTATTTCACTGACTCTGTTTGATGAGAATCAAGTAGGTTTAATCACTCTTTTTCCCTCAGGTGAATGTAAATGTGATTGAAGCTCAGAAACTGGTTGGGGTGAACATCAACCCAGCAGTGTATGTGACTATTGGAGATGAGAAAAAGCACACAGCTACTCAGAAGTCTACCAACTGTCCATTTTACAATGAGGTAACCGCTTGCAAAGAACTTGGCTTCAAGCATCTAAAGCTTTAAGCATAAtttctgatttgttttgtttctctgtttttgtctTTAAGAACTTCATGTTTGAATTCCAAGAGACACAAGATGTGCTCTTTGATAAAGTGATTGAGATTTCTGTAAGTATTGGCAATAAGTAAAGAGACACCATCCGGGGTGCAATTAAagatatataaacaaaaagtatGTAAGAATGATTTAAAGGGACTTAAGTATGTTTCATACAGATGTTGCAACGGCTTTAATGCACTGTTTAAAGTTTCCCTTGATTATGCACATGTGAAAAGTGAAATAATTTCTGAATGCAAATACATGTTTCTTATATTTTAGGTGGTTCATAAGAAAATCCTTGCCTTTATGATGACCCACATAGGAACCTTTAAGATCGACATCAGCACAGTGTATCAGCAGCCAGGTAAACCGAGATAAACTCCGGTTTAGGAAACAAAAAGTGCTCATTGCAAGCTTTGATACATACAGCTCAAGTAAAGATACAGAAGTTGAAAGTTCATTTCATTGGTAAAATGATAATAACATTCCCTAGACATTTTAATGGTGATAATTAACTCATCActggtggttaaaaaaaaaaaagtgattatagGTCTACTCTTagaaaaatgtatcattacaACAACTTATAACAGCAGTATATCTCACAGATCACCGTTTCTACCAGAAATGGGCCCCACTTACTGACCCAAAAGACACCCGCTCTGGAATTAAAGGCTATGTGAAGTGCACAGTGAGTGTGGTTATGAAAGGTGACCCCATGGGCATGGTCAGTCTGGCACCAGCTGGCAGCCAGAATGATGACATTGAAAAGTAAGAGCTTGCCTTATGTTAAAATGACACTTTTTGGGATCTGAAGCCTAATTTACTTTGGTACATTTTCATGTGACATGTAGGAACCTTCTCCTTCCAAAGAGGATGCCTTCAGAACGTCCTTGGGCAAAGTTTGTCCTGAAGATCTTCAGAGCTGAAGGTCTACCCAGCATGAATTCAGGTTTCATGGGGAAGATAATGAGAGACAAGAAGGTTTTCCTTGATCCTTATGTTCAGGTCATGTTCGCTGGCcagcaggtgatttttttttagacTAACTATGAATTAGATATTTTGTTGAGAGTATTTCTAACACAAACGTTCAAGCAGAAAGAACTAAGTCCCTCTCACAAAGTGTTaggttgcatttttttctttgatgCATGGCTTGATGGTACTATTTAAACAGTCAAAAAAATCCTCTAAGTTTCCGTTTCCTTATAATGTTTCTATAATTCCTATGTTAAATAACACTTTAGTCAAGGGACATACAAACATGCACACCCTGACGGTGCTTTTGTTTGTTAAATGGGCTGAGGTGCCGTCAGTATTTGAACGGCTTACCACACAGGGTATTGGCAAACATTTCAGCTCAAAATAAATTGTTATGATGTCAGAGCTCATCTTATCGGTGAAAGTTCAAGTGGAGTCAAGAGCCAAACCTCAAACTCTCTGTTCCCATTAAAGTGACACATTACATACAGCTACTGTGTATCATTAAATTCAGTCAAATACTAAATTAAGTATATGGTataatactgtaaaatgaaaaataaaatgtaaaaatatattattatttttcatataaaaatgcaataaaattttaagaaaattaaCAAATGTACATGTTTGGCAGGGGGAAACATCAGTAGACAGTAACACCAATGCTCCTGAGTGGAATGAACAGATATCCTTCATTGAGCAGTTTCCTCCTCTTGCTCGAAGAATCAAAATCCAGATCCTTGATGATGCCAACATTGGAGATGTAGCTGTGGCAACACACTTCCTGGACCTTCTTCAAATCTCCAATCCCAACCGAAATGGTCAGTTTCAATGAATGACAAATGTAAGGtcaacccaaaaatgtaaattctgtcttcatttactcaccctcacgttatttcaaacctgtatgactttttcctgatgtggaacacaaaagaagatattttgaagaatgttagtaacaAATAGTTGCATTTCCCATTGGCTTCAGTCAATGGAAAATTAATCTTTTTGGTTGGTATttgtcaaaatatattcttttgtgttccacagaagaaagacaatcatacaggtttggatttcatgagggtcagtaaataaTTAGAGAATTCATTTTTTTAGAGGACTGTCATTTCAAGTACAAATGCATTTTTGAATCCCCCAGTCATGTCTCCGCATCCTCATTTAGGTTTCAATCCCTATTTAAACGCTTGTACCTTTGTCTCTTCCCTCCATCCATCAGGTTTCAATCCCACCTTTGGCCCTACTTGGGTCAGTCTCTATGGCTCTCCTCAAAACTCCACGCTGAGAGACATCCACAGAGATCTTAATGAAGGTCTGAGTGAAGGGATCTTCTATAGGGGCAGAATACTGCTCTCGCTGAGTGTGGAGGTTTATTCCTCTCCTACAGTTGCGGTGACAGAGAGTAAGAACATTGCGAATGTGAAAAGCAAAATGAGCAGGCTTACTCTTAAACGCAAGAGTCGAAAGTCCAAGGAGAAGACAGGAGGCAAAGAAGGTAGTATCAAAAGATATACTAAGAaaatgtgcacacacatacagtgccaCTGccacaaaataagagagatcatacaaaatgcatgttatttttttatttagtactgtcctgagttagatattttacataaaagatgtttacgtttaatccacaagacaaaaaaattatgctgaaattattaaaataaccccattcaaaagtattTGGACCCTGgtttcttaatactgtgtgtggttacctggatgaatattaagtgtgtgtgtgtgtgtgtgtgtcaggagtaACTTGTTTGTCATTAGTGGTGCAGAAATAGCTTATTTTCATGTAAGTATGTAATGTAAGATTTGATCACATACTGTGTGTCCTTTGAGTTATAGATTCTTACACACAGagatatgtttaaaaatgttctaGCGCTCTAATCCCTAATAGAGAATGCTTCTATTCAGCAATGCAGAGTCCCAGTGGGCCTGCCGCCGAGTCTGAAGATGTTGGGGCTGAGGTACCAGCTGCCGTTACAGTGGAAGTGGAAGATGTCCACCCTCTTCCTGAGGTCAGTGACCTAGTTTTCCTGGTAGGAGAGAAAACTGTCTACCATGTACTATTTCAGATTATACAAGAGCTAGTTCCAGTCTTCAAATTTGATTGGCTGAGCAGCATTACATGACAGAACTCAGGTTGTTTGGGAATTTTTTTctgacaacaaacaaacaaatgggcTGTCTTTAAGCCATTGAATCATTCTCtcgatttgttaaaaaatattgaaTCATTCACTACTGTGTGTTGCTTTGAGAATGTTTTTTATTAGTGGacaaaaatagacaaaataatTGCCAATAGTGTCTACAATGTTCAtttcttgtttactgaactgttgtataaaagtaaTATCACACTCACGACTGTGCTAATGTTAGAAACCATCATTATTACATGTACTGATTAATCAGTGGTGTATCCATTGTTTCCTCATGCAGAATTTCACTGGAGAGAAGGATGAATTTTTGTTGTTTGCATCCTTCTTTGAAGTTACAATGATAGATCCTTGTATTGGCTCCAAACCTGTCACATTTGAGCTGTCCATAGGTAAGACTAGACTGTTAAATCTCATAATGTCATATCCTGTGGCACTTAATGTAAACAGCTGTCTGAGTATAAGCTGCTCAAACAACATTGGCCTTcacagcagtgttattttagtattatgtttttatatttttagttttcattgtagattagtaattttatgtgtttttgtaattgtatccatttttgttgcttaatatttctgtaaatcttaattttattttagttttagcgaTACGTTTCATCTATTATTTATATTGAAACTTATTTCAGAGTTTTTcatttgacaaaaatatttttagttttagctattttttattaacataGCACTGCTTCGCAGGGAATTATGGAAAAACTGCAGATGTGGTAAAGTCCAGGAAGAGTGGCAGTCAGGAGAATCTGGCTGAGGACAGACAGCCGCTGTTGGAATCAGATGATGAGCTAGAGAGAGATGAACTTCTGAGCCCTGGCCCTCAAGACAAATCTGTCACTCCACCCAGGAGACCACAGCCCACTGAATATGACAGGTAAAAAATGACAGTTCTCAAGGGTGACAGCTTATTGTTATGTGGGGTGCAGCAGGATTATGCACGGATAGCAGCAAACTTTATCCTTTTTATCATCCAGATCATTTAGTTGCATTCCCTTATTCCGAGAGAAACCATGCATCTTTGTGTGGAGCCACTTTGAGGATCACACCTTCCGATTCCACAACAGCAACTGGTTGTCCAAGATGGCTGACCGGCTGGCAAGTGATACTGAGCAGAAATTGAATACTGTGTCTTTAATGAGTCGAATTACAAATAATGATCATTCTGAAAGGATCTATTTGACTTTATTGTTAGAAAATTGAATTGAGTTTGATTTGTGTGCTATATTCTTTAAGGAATATGGCATTGATGAAGTGGAGATGCTGTTGAAAAGATCAAAAATCAAGGCTAAAGAACGTTTGGTGGATGTCCTGCTGGAATTCTTTTCCACTTGCCAGTAAGACACATTTGCATGACTATTATACTGAGTCTGTATTTCACTTGCAACAACTGTTTCGTACATAGTACATTATAGATAATAGAAAGCTTGTTCTCGTCTGCTTCTAGTCAGTACAACAGTAACTTAGACAGGAAGAGGAATGCTCGTCAAAACACCCTGGATAAGTGCCGTGTGGGGCTCATCAAAAGGAACATTGTGAGTGACTGTATTGATTTTGGTACACTGATTGATAATATAGTTGTACCCACTAACAGAAATGAATTGCAGGTTTTGCTGGCAAAGAAGGCcctgagagtgagaaagagagttaCCAGAAATACGGTTAAAGACAGACTAGCAGATCTCAAGAATATTGCAAAGAGGCTCCGCTTTCTGGCAATAGAAGTAATGCCATCAAGATTTGCTGTGTTTTCTTGTTTACctcaatacatatataaaaatgcatgcagaattatatgtaagtgtgattGTGTTTTCATATGGCAGCCTCAGAGCACTCTGCCTGACGTGTTTTTGTGGATGTTGAGTGGAGGAAGGCGAGTGGCCTACGCCAGGATCCCTGCACACTCCATCCTCTTCTCATTGGTGGAGGAAGAGAAGGGGAAAGACTGTGGGAAAATCACTACTGTGTACATGAAGGTGCATTCCTACTTCATACTCTTTATTGCAAAATCTTGCTCTGTCCAAtccagtaattattattattattatttattgttcagACTTTCTAGTCATCAAAGAATTGCTgtttacacaataataataagtagcacagctgttttctacactgataaaaataagaaaggtTTAGTGAGCACCAAATTAACTTATCTAATAGATTTCTGGAGGATCTtttgacaccgaagactggaataatgtcagatttgccatcacaaaaaCAAATACCATTTtgtagtatattaaaataaaacatttattttaagctataataatatttaacaatgtaattgtttctactgtatttttgataagatAAATGCATTCtttcaaatgcattaaaaaaatctcGCCCACCACTTTTAAAtagtactgtatatgttttttattcattttttaattcatttttctaTAGACCCCTGGAGGACCAGTGGGGGAAATCTTTGCTAAACTGGAAGTATATATGTGGCTTGGAATCACAAAGTATGCAAAAAACTGTGTCACCAGCCTTCCAGCAGAGTTTAGACCCGTTTACGAAGAGGCGACATCTGGTCAATCAATCCCCCGTAACATGCCTCCCACCAAATTAGCAGTAGAAGGTGCtttcatttgattcattttagcCAATACAAACATCTTGATACTCTCCATAATTTGTCTCGGACCACTTTGAAAaccaatatattttaatttggatgacatttgaatttatttttacttgtcctttcatcCAGACAGTCGTTATTTCCAGCTACGTGCTCACATTTATCAAGCGCGTGGCATTATTGCAGCTGATGACAATGGACTGTCCGACCCCTTCGCCAAGGTTGTGTTCAGCACACAGTGTCAGGTCACACGGGTGGGTCTCGCATATATTAACCCATAAGTTCATTTTATTCTCTGTCCTCAATAAAAAAGCACTATATGCAAACTAACGTTTATTCACATTGGATTTATTGGTCATTTATGACAAGTCTGTTAAATGCAGTGGGATCTGAAAAAGCTTTGAGATGAGCCTTCAATTTTGTGTCTCAGAGATGTTTAAAAGGTTGTATTCTTTGTAGGTGATGGAAGAAACTCTGTCCCCGACGTGGTCTGAGTTACTCCTTTATGATCAGGTTCTGATGGAGGGCAGTAAGGATGAGTACAGAGAAGACCCTCCTGTGGTCATCATCAAAATCTATGACTACAACAAACTAGTGAGTGACAGTTTTTAATTCTTTAACTGTTTTGGAATCATATAATCTATGAATCAACTGTaaatgccaaaataaataaataaataaagatgcaccattttaatgttaatgttatagcACATTGATTATTCCTGTTTAGAAAGCGTGCTTATATACTATATACAGTAAGACTATATGTAATGTTTATTAATAGTCTAGAATACTAAAAGTCACATTTATGAAAGTTTATTATACAGTGCAATGTATTTAATAGCTTTTTGTGGTACATCTGAATGTTACAACAGGGCAGTCCACAAGCCCTTGGTTGTGCATTTGCTAAGCCGGAGTTGAAGTTTGTGGAAGAGCCATATAAAAAACCCCAGCTGCAGTTTTTTGAGATCACAAAAGGCAAGAGCAAAGCTGGTGAAATTCTGGCAGCTCTTGAGCTCATCGAGTTGGATTACTCAAGCTTTGGAGAGGTGGGACTCTGGTTTTTCTTATGAATTTTCACTGCAAAAGACAGTATAGACATGGCTTAAAGCGTTCATTTGTCTGTTAGAGAACAGCTTTATACATCTGAATTAATAGAAGGatgtatattcaaatatttaatgtttttaaaagtagtCTCTTATgtacaccaaggctgcatttattagatccaaaatacagtaaaaactgttatattgtgaaatattattacaatgtagaTAAATTGCTATTCTTTTTTAATATGTTTGAAAATGCAGTGTATtattgtgatggtaaagctggatTTCACAAAATCTTTGAGAATtcgttctaatatgatgatttggtgtttaagctacattttctgttattattaatgttgaaaacagttgtgctggtttCTGACGAGTGACGACCATGGTATAGATCAGTGCATGTAGCCAATCCACCTCTAGCCATACTTGTAAGTCTTAAAATATGCCTTTTAAATGTCACGTTTGTGTGCTCTGAATCCATCTCAGCCAGCTCTGCCACTGGATGTTGACCCCAAGGAACCACAGTACATTGAAGAAGAATGCTATTATATTATCCCTGAGGGTGTTCGCCCTGTGCTCAGAAAATACAGAATAGAGGTACAATCTTGAACAGATATAAAGTGAATCAAAATcgcaagagtttttttttacatcaacatTTTAAGATCTTAAATGCCTTAAATGCACTGGCTACAGTGTTTTGAACTCAAACCATTAAATGGCAGGTGCTGTACTGGGGCCTGAGAGACCTGAAAAGGGTCAACCTGTTTGAAGTGGAGCGGCCTCAAGTGAAGATTGAGTGTGCGGGCCAGATGATCGAGTCGGAGGAAATTCAGAGCTACAAGCTGAATCCCAACTTCAATGATGTGGTTAAACACTTTGATGTTGTAAGAATTCCTCTTTTCAAAGTATTAGACTTTATCTCAAGAGCTGTGTTGAGAACATACGTCCCATACAAGCTTTGATCACATCTCCTGTCTCAGAGTTACTAAGTTAAAAAGCAAAGCAGGTGAGATTCAGGCTGCTGTTGAGTCTTATGTCTTCTTTAGAATGATTCATCACACAATATGCAGTCAGTGCATGTCTTTGTTAGTAATAGATATTTACTTGTGACTGTTTGGTGATGCCTTTTGCCAATAATTTGATATTTAAGGTTTTAGTAAacctttaaaacttttaaatatttgatgaagatgatttaatattaattattacaaCTTGCTTTTATTGCACAGTAGCTCATATCTGGTCATGTGTCCTCAGGAACTTCCAGAGCTTGTCTACCTGCATCCTCCTCTTACGATCTTCGTAATGGAGCAAAGGGCTTTCGGGAGGCTGGTCCTGGTGGGAACTCATGTGGTCCAAAACATTGTGCAATTTGGTCCCAGGGACCAAGAGGAGTGgaaagatgaggaggaggagccgGAGGGTATGGAACCTTCTATAACTCATATGTTTGTGGTTTAAAAACCAAATATAAAGCATGTATATGTCCTAATATGTGTACATAAATAAGTGCACCACATTCTTTTTCTTTATAAACTAGAAATTTCATGAAACTTTGTTAAAATGAGAAAAGACTCTGACCACACTTATATGCACATCATTCTTGTTAAAGTCCTATATTCtggtagagtttttttttttaactttagatGATAGAACTTGTTTGGTTAACTGAGTATTTTGCACAATTCAATTAACTCATGTCTCATTTATGCTCTTGACAGCAACACACAATAATTACTTCCAAAGAATTGCAAAATGAAAGCTAATGAGAACTCTTACAGcactattataatatttgtaaagCCTGATTATTTCAATACGTTTTTATTCAAAGAAACCGTCTTTTGCATTCATAATTGCATTCATTTGGACCTGTGAATTTAACAGTGAATGCTCTAAATAACATGATTACATTACATgtcaattttaataatatttaagaataatactgtttttactattattgatcaaataaatgcagcattggtgagcatgagggacttctttgaaaaaaacaagtatatattttgaataatatcagTATTTTTGCACATCTAAATGTGCTCACTGTTGTAGACTGtagcttttaatatattttaatatagaacATTCCTAAACATTCGTTCACAGTTTTAGAGAAGAAGCCTCCCCAGAAGACCACTCCTCTAACTACAGTGATCACCATGGATTTGGGAGGACTTCCTATGAAGCATAGCAAAATTCCTATTAATGCTCTTAATGTAGTCATGGTAAGTTTCATTATCTGTATTTTTCAGTCCATAAGAATGAACGCTTTCTTCAGTGTTCCTCAAATGGCTGCACGCCATATGTGTGAAGCAGTTTAAAGATGATATCTGCAATCTTTCACCAGTTTTTCAGAGATCTTGCAAACACTTTCATTCAGCCACATACAGCTGCCATGTGGTCGTGGGGTATCTAGCCTTGGTGCAGTGATGTTAGCTGGCTGCTTTGGGATGTTTAGAATAGCTCCTAATGAGTACTTGGTGCACATGTTTTTACCCATCCACAGTCCGCAGTTATTAAATGTGAAGCCCTTTGCACCCATTAACCTGTTGATTATGGTGTGAATCTGCTGGTTTGTTGAGCACAGTGAAGTGTGTTCCTGTGGC encodes the following:
- the LOC132119528 gene encoding fer-1-like protein 4; this translates as MSISVLLKKLYNLPGKYDRKVELSFRGFTHKTRVLQCENIAIFNEHFRWPHYGKVERDEILSISVYNCSKMFSNRLLGRLVISLQHVVSVGQLLLREPLTDSQHSLTDIYIELEVKYNPLQGAAGGWDSDDFIREQDTVGSELVIRNTGFMEANSSDSLRPQQLDRETRMIGRSLLKTDEEKGDEDEDDYDDDYDFADIECANVTFTPILSRCRAIAKHELAVTPKVKSFQVNVNVIEAQKLVGVNINPAVYVTIGDEKKHTATQKSTNCPFYNENFMFEFQETQDVLFDKVIEISVVHKKILAFMMTHIGTFKIDISTVYQQPDHRFYQKWAPLTDPKDTRSGIKGYVKCTVSVVMKGDPMGMVSLAPAGSQNDDIEKNLLLPKRMPSERPWAKFVLKIFRAEGLPSMNSGFMGKIMRDKKVFLDPYVQVMFAGQQGETSVDSNTNAPEWNEQISFIEQFPPLARRIKIQILDDANIGDVAVATHFLDLLQISNPNRNGFNPTFGPTWVSLYGSPQNSTLRDIHRDLNEGLSEGIFYRGRILLSLSVEVYSSPTVAVTESKNIANVKSKMSRLTLKRKSRKSKEKTGGKEAMQSPSGPAAESEDVGAEVPAAVTVEVEDVHPLPENFTGEKDEFLLFASFFEVTMIDPCIGSKPVTFELSIGNYGKTADVVKSRKSGSQENLAEDRQPLLESDDELERDELLSPGPQDKSVTPPRRPQPTEYDRSFSCIPLFREKPCIFVWSHFEDHTFRFHNSNWLSKMADRLEYGIDEVEMLLKRSKIKAKERLVDVLLEFFSTCHQYNSNLDRKRNARQNTLDKCRVGLIKRNIVLLAKKALRVRKRVTRNTVKDRLADLKNIAKRLRFLAIEPQSTLPDVFLWMLSGGRRVAYARIPAHSILFSLVEEEKGKDCGKITTVYMKTPGGPVGEIFAKLEVYMWLGITKYAKNCVTSLPAEFRPVYEEATSGQSIPRNMPPTKLAVEDSRYFQLRAHIYQARGIIAADDNGLSDPFAKVVFSTQCQVTRVMEETLSPTWSELLLYDQVLMEGSKDEYREDPPVVIIKIYDYNKLGSPQALGCAFAKPELKFVEEPYKKPQLQFFEITKGKSKAGEILAALELIELDYSSFGEPALPLDVDPKEPQYIEEECYYIIPEGVRPVLRKYRIEVLYWGLRDLKRVNLFEVERPQVKIECAGQMIESEEIQSYKLNPNFNDVVKHFDVELPELVYLHPPLTIFVMEQRAFGRLVLVGTHVVQNIVQFGPRDQEEWKDEEEEPEVLEKKPPQKTTPLTTVITMDLGGLPMKHSKIPINALNVVMSPIKKVIKKEEELEEEPPEKEELDWWSKYYASLAELEKQEEKEDDLEDGQDGDGAPLSISALEAEDDDAVIEIEPPAPKRKTIATIQLYKSELENEFSQFMDWLHIFTVYKGKSNLEDEEEDESTRYMGKYKGSFLMYPIAPEDEDADCQITNGIPKNTPIKVLVRVYVVKATNLAPTDPNGKADPYVVVKVGQQQMDSKERYIPKQLNPVFGEVFELTVSFPLETELTLYVFDHDLVGSDDLIGETRVDLENRFYSRHRAGCGLALHYDKDGYNKWRDAKKPTAILLELCRKNGIPSPEYRESEIKVLNKIFKVPNEAFPEELLKKNKKTEEDYAELDEHKALSVLQRWKDMREFSEGACPLVPEHVEVRSLLNAEKPGLPQGYVHMWIDMFPVDVPPPPPVNIKPRLPESYELRVIIWNTDDVVLDDVNPFTGEPSSDIYVKGWIKGLEDEKQETDVHFNSLTGEGNFNWRFVFHFDYLPTEKEVIYKKKESLFALEETEFRQPAVLVLQVWDYDRIGSNDFLGSIELRLSDMVRAAKSCEQCSIKMAKDKAGPRFSIFRSKRMKGWWPLIKLKSQEDIEREEREAEQEKKNKKKKKKKSSKRSQMKPEDLQFVDNSGNTFLLMGKVEAEFHLVTPEEAEKNPVGKARKEPEPLDKPNRPKTSFNWFVNPLKTFVFFIWKKYKKYIIALIILVILGLFFFLILYTLPSHISQLIVSG